Proteins encoded by one window of Taeniopygia guttata chromosome 1A, bTaeGut7.mat, whole genome shotgun sequence:
- the MYF5 gene encoding myogenic factor 5, with amino-acid sequence MEVMDSCKFSPSELFYDSSCLSSPEGEFPEDFEPRDLPPFSAHEPPEPACSEEEEHVRAPTGHHQAGHCLMWACKACKRKSTTMDRRKAATMRERRRLKKVNQAFETLKRCTTANPNQRLPKVEILRNAIRYIESLQELLREQVENYYHLPGQSCSEPTSPTSSCSDGMADCGSPVWSAGRSSFEAVYCAEMSHGYAAEQSSALSSLDCLSSIVDRLSPAEEPGLSLRDADSLSPSIDSGPETPGTPLPRRTYQAL; translated from the exons atggaggtgaTGGACAGCTGCAAGTTCTCCCCGTCCGAGCTCTTCTATgacagctcctgcctctcctccccGGAGGGCGAGTTCCCCGAGGATTTTGAGCCCAGGGATTTGCCTCCTTTCAGCGCCCacgagccccccgagcccgcCTGCTCCGAGGAAGAGGAGCATGTCCGAGCTCCCACTGGCCACCACCAAGCTGGTCACTGCCTCATGTGGGCTTGCAAAGCCTGCAAAAGAAAATCCACCACAATGGACCGGCGGAAGGCAGCCACCatgagggagaggaggaggctgaaGAAAGTGAACCAGGCTTTTGAGACCCTGAAGAGATGCACCACTGCCAACCCCAACCAAAGACTCCCCAAAGTCGAGATCCTGAGAAACGCCATCAGATACATCGAGAGCCTCCAGGAGCTTTTGAGGGAACAGGTAGAAAACTACTATCACCTGCCGGGACAGAGTTGCTCCGAACCAACCAGCCCCACTTCCAGCTGCTCCGATGGGATG GCCGACTGTGGCAGCCCCGTTTGGTCGGCGGGACGCAGCAGCTTCGAGGCCGTCTACTGCGCGGAGATGTCCCACG GCTACGCCGCCGAACAGAGCAGcgccctgtccagcctggacTGCCTCTCCAGCATCGTGGACCGTCTCTCCCCGGCGGAGGAACCAGGGCTGTCCCTCCGCGACGCCGACTCCCTCTCGCCCAGCATCGACTCGGGGCCGGAGACGCCCGGGACGCCGCTGCCCCGACGGACCTACCAGGCGCTATGA